Proteins encoded by one window of Crassostrea angulata isolate pt1a10 chromosome 9, ASM2561291v2, whole genome shotgun sequence:
- the LOC128163970 gene encoding alpha-1,3-mannosyl-glycoprotein 4-beta-N-acetylglucosaminyltransferase C-like isoform X2: MKAFLPSAIFLISVVSVFTLVFQILLLLQRNNRFLTIGIPTVKRGKDEYILNTVQSIVNCTTEKELAEIYIVVFLADFDAKWKEGISRQLREMFEKIISLGTLHVIQAWESFYPQLDNLTHTFEDPKIKKKWRAKQNVDYAFLFLYSETLAQYYIQMEDDIYTIPGYLQAIKDYISKFKEHWVCLEFSELGFIGKLYHSYDINKLAKMVLLFYAQQPCDVTYLNFNTQMLQFKRHISRPTIFEHVGYHSSLPGKVQPLKDRFFQSYPKTLKGDNPPASVYTSMPFEGYFNPDNCYSRENGIFWSTRSGKANDWFTVAFSVPQMVNKIEIDTGLHIYPQDKIHHAKLEASLASQAKGPGKPECSSNKLLGYFDDGNIKVDNVQSITGHRRIHCLSIILTNKQETWVIVREIAVFVVHK; encoded by the coding sequence GGTTTTTAACAATTGGTATACCCACCGTTAAACGAGGGAAGGACGAATACATTCTGAACACCGTCCAGTCCATTGTAAACTGTACCACAGAGAAGGAACTCGCCGAAATCTATATCGTAGTTTTCTTGGCCGATTTTGATGCAAAATGGAAGGAGGGAATTAGTCGGCAATTGCGTGAAATGTTTGAAAAGATCATTTCGCTGGGAACTCTACATGTGATTCAGGCATGGGAGTCATTCTATCCGCAGTTAGATAATCTGACACATACATTTGAGgatccaaaaataaaaaagaaatggcGTGCGAAACAAAACGTGGATTAtgcgtttttgtttttgtatagcGAGACTCTAGCACAGTATTATATTCAAATGGAGGATGATATTTATACCATACCGGGATACTTACAAGCCATAAAAGactatatttcaaaatttaaggaACATTGGGTCTGTTTAGAGTTCTCTGAGCTTGGTTTTATAGGTAAACTCTACCACTCTTATGATATAAACAAACTGGCAAAAATGGTGCTTTTGTTTTATGCACAACAACCGTGTGATGTGACgtatttgaatttcaatacACAGATGTTGCAATTTAAGAGACACATAAGCCGACCGACCATATTTGAACACGTAGGATACCATTCTTCACTGCCAGGAAAAGTGCAACCTTTAAAAGACCGTTTCTTCCAATCATATCCCAAAACATTGAAAGGGGACAACCCCCCCGCCAGTGTTTATACGAGCATGCCTTTTGAAGGGTATTTTAACCCTGATAACTGCTATAGTAGAGAAAATGGTATTTTCTGGAGCACTAGATCTGGCAAAGCTAACGATTGGTTCACAGTAGCATTCAGTGTACCACAAATGGTAAACAAAATAGAGATAGATACAGGATTGCATATTTACCCACAAGATAAAATCCACCACGCAAAGCTTGAAGCAAGTTTAGCTTCCCAGGCTAAAGGACCGGGAAAACCAGAGTGTAGTTCGAACAAACTGCTGGGGTATTTCGATGATGGTAATATAAAAGTAGACAATGTTCAATCTATTACTGGTCATCGGAGAATACACTGTCTGAGTATCATTCTGACCAACAAACAAGAGACGTGGGTGATAGTGAGAGAAATAGCAGTATTTGTAGTCCATAAATGA